A portion of the Syngnathoides biaculeatus isolate LvHL_M chromosome 7, ASM1980259v1, whole genome shotgun sequence genome contains these proteins:
- the ncl gene encoding nucleolin, with the protein MVKLAKAANKQANQKKKAPPPPKEVDEESSEEEETPPPKVGKKATPAKAANVNAKNGKTTKKAESEGEDDDSESEEEAPAPKKTPAKSSAKAAAKATPAAKAAPAEESDDDDEDDDEESEEEAPPPKKAAKSKAPAKQVKAKPAKEPSDDEEEEENPPKKAAKQAVKPKATPAKQEDEDDEDDDEDDDDDDEEEDDDDDEDESEEEMDTTPAPAAAKAKKAGMVKAKEESEEEEDDDDDDDEEEDEDEEEEAPVTPAKRKAESKKDTPPAKKAKSEGEGFCLFAGNLNANKDFDEIKSSLRKFFSKNGIEIADVRLGASKKFGYVEFSCEEDMQKALELNGKKVMGQEIKLDKARSKENSQEGKKERDSRTLFVKNLPFAATVDDLKEVFEDAVDVRVPLGQNGSNRGIAYIEFKTEAEAEKMLEEAQGCDIQGRSVMLDFVGEKSQKGAKVAGAASKTLLVNNLAFSATEEVLQSTFEKAVAIRIPQRDGRPRGYAFLEFESAEDAKEAMETLNNTDIEGRPIRLEFTQNSGGRPEGGRGNSGPTKTLFVKGLSEETTDQTLKDAFDGAVGARIVTDRDTGSSKGFGFVDFDNEDDCKAAKEAMEDGEIDGSRVTLDYAKPKGEGGFRGGRGGGGFFGGRGGGGGRGGRGGFGGRGGFGGRGRGGPRGGGRGGGRGGFGGGRGGGFGGKPQGKKIKFDD; encoded by the exons ATGGTGAAGTTAGCTAAG GCAGCTAATAAACAAGcgaaccaaaagaaaaaagcccCACCGCCTCCCAAAGAAGTGGATGAAGAATCAAGTGAAGAGGAAGAG ACTCCTCCACCAAAAGTGGGAAAGAAAGCTACACCAGCCAAAGCTGCCAatgttaatgcaaaaaatggcaAGACTACCAAGAAGGCAGAAAGTGAAGGTGAAGATGATGATTCTG AGTCTGAAGAAGAGGCCCCAGCCCCTAAGAAAACCCCTGCCAAAAGTTCTGCTAAAGCCGCTGCAAAAGCTACACCCGCTGCAAAAGCGGCACCTGCTGAAGAAtctgatgacgatgatgaagatgatg ATGAAGAGTCTGAAGAGGAGGCCCCACCACCCAAGAAAGCAGCAAAGTCAAAGGCCCCTGCCAAGCAAGTGAAAGCCAAGCCTGCAAAGGAGCCCTCTGacgatgaagaggaagaagaaaaccCTCCCAAGAAGGCTGCAAAACAAGCTGTTAAGCCAAAGGCTACGCCAGCTAAACAAGAGGACGAAGATGATGAGGATGACgacgaagatgatgatgatgatgatgaggaggaggatgatgatgatgacgaagaTG AATCAGAAGAGGAAATGGACACAACACCTGCTCCAGCAGCTGCCAAAGCAAAGAAGGCAGGCATGGTAAAAGCCAAGGAAGagtcggaggaggaggaggatgatgatgatgatgatgacgaagaggaggatgaagacgaAGAAGAGG AAGCCCCAGTGACTCCTGCTAAGAGGAAGGCAGAGAGCAAGAAGGACACACCACCTGCCAAGAAGGCAAAGTCAGAAGGAGAAG GTTTCTGTTTGTTTGCTGGAAACCTGAATGCCAACAAAGACTTTGACGAAATAAAAAGTTCATTGAGGAAATTCTTCAGCAAGAATGGCATCGAGATCGCTGATGTCCGGTTAGGTGCATCCAA GAAATTTGGCTATGTCGAATTTTCCTGTGAAGAGGACATGCAGAAGGCACTGGAACTCAACGGCAAAAAGGTTATGGGCCAGGAAATCAAGCTGGATAAGGCCAGAAGCAAGGAAAACTCCCAGGAAGGCAAAAAAG AAAGGGACTCTCGGACGCTTTTTGTTAAAAACCTTCCCTTCGCTGCTACGGTTGATGATTTGAAAGAGGTTTTTGAAGATGCAGTTGATGTCAGGGTGCCACTTGGCCAAAATGGGTCCAATAGAGG AATCGCTTACATTGAGTTCAAAACCGAGGCTGAGGCAGAGAAAATGCTGGAGGAGGCACAGGGCTGTGATATACAAGGACGGTCTGTGATGTTGGATTTTGTGGGAGAAAAAAGCCAGAAAGGCGCCAAGGTAGCAG GTGCAGCCAGCAAGACATTATTGGTGAACAATCTAGCCTTTAGCGCCACAGAAGAGGTCTTACAATCTACTTTTGAGAAGGCTGTTGCCATCAGAATCCCCCAGAGAGATGGCAGACCCAGAGG GTATGCCTTTTTAGAGTTTGAAAGTGCAGAAGATGCCAAGGAAGCCATGGAGACACTGAACAACACAGACATTGAAGGGCGCCCAATCCGACTTGAGTTCACCCAGAACAGCGGTGGCAGGCCTGAAGGAGGCAGGGGGAACTCTG GTCCAACGAAGACGCTTTTTGTCAAGGGTCTCTCAGAGGAGACAACGGATCAAACACTCAAAGATGCGTTTGATGGCGCAGTGGGTGCTAGGATTGTCACAGACAGAGACACGGGTTCTTCTAAAGG GTTCGGCTTTGTGGACTTTGACAATGAGGATGACTGCAAAGCAGCCAAGGAAGCTATGGAGGATGGTGAAATCGACGGTAGCAGGGTGACTCTGGACTACGCCAAACCAAAGGGTGAAGGTGGTTTCCGTGGAGGCCGTGGAGGCGGCGGCTTCTTCGGTggccgtggtggtggtggtggaagaGGAGGTCGTGGCGGCTTTGGTGGACGTGGTGGCTTTGGGggcagaggaagaggaggcccACGTGGAGGTGGCCGTGGCGGCGGCCGTGGCGGCTTTGGAG gTGGACGAGGTGGTGGTTTTGGAGGCAAGCCCcaaggaaagaaaattaaatttgaTGACTAA
- the LOC133503504 gene encoding nucleolin-like: MLCNVVKNLPFAATVDDLKEVFEDAVDVRVPLGQNGSNRGIAYIEFKTEAEAEKMLEEAQGCDIQGRSVMLDFVGEKSQKGAKVAGAASKTLLVNNLAFSATEEVLQSTFEKAVAIRIPQRDGRPRGYAFLEFESAEDAKEAMETLNNTDIEGRPIRLEFTQNSGGRPYWLHPPFNDSSTDKQLGLNMAPRKL; this comes from the exons ATGTTATGTAATGTTGTTAAAAACCTTCCCTTCGCTGCTACGGTTGATGATTTGAAAGAGGTTTTTGAAGATGCAGTTGATGTCAGGGTGCCACTTGGCCAAAATGGGTCCAATAGAGG AATCGCTTACATTGAGTTCAAAACCGAGGCTGAGGCAGAGAAAATGCTGGAGGAGGCACAGGGCTGTGATATACAAGGACGGTCTGTGATGTTGGATTTTGTGGGAGAAAAAAGCCAGAAAGGCGCCAAGGTAGCAG GTGCAGCCAGCAAGACATTATTGGTGAACAATCTAGCCTTTAGCGCCACAGAAGAGGTCTTACAATCTACTTTTGAGAAGGCTGTTGCCATCAGAATCCCCCAGAGAGATGGCAGACCCAGAGG GTATGCCTTTTTAGAGTTTGAAAGTGCAGAAGATGCCAAGGAAGCCATGGAGACACTGAACAACACAGACATTGAAGGGCGCCCAATCCGACTTGAGTTCACCCAGAACAGCGGTGGcaggccatattggctgcatcctcc GTTCAACGACTCCAGTACTGACAAGCAGCTAGGTTTGAATATGGCGCCGCGCAAACTGTGA
- the b3gnt7 gene encoding UDP-GlcNAc:betaGal beta-1,3-N-acetylglucosaminyltransferase 7, whose amino-acid sequence MMNNRDRWKVYKRAAVMFCLALVALTVVQRGSINMGAPFELERWARMDASEGVESGASPSSKKINSFWKASKHQTRPSTTQGPSATKDSTTTTWDVTRSNCSANLNLSGQDWFRGLEENFKQFMLYRHCRYFPMLLNHPEKCSGDIYLLVVIKSVATQHDRREVIRKTWGKERVLNGKKIKTLFLLGKPSNHAERANHQKLVEYENHIYGDILQWDFLDSFFNLTLKETHFLKWFHTYCPNVRYIFKGDDDVFVNVDNIFEFLDSTSQTRNLFVGDVIFKAKPIRKKENKYYIPQALYNKTHYPPYAGGGGFLMDRTVARRLHWVADTLELYPIDDVFLGMCLEVLQVAPIKHYAFKTFGLVKNKSSKLNREPCFFRSMIVVHKLLPTELRRMWNLVNSDLVCSQKVEIL is encoded by the exons AT GATGAACAACAGAGATCGCTGGAAGGTGTACAAAAGGGCGGCTGTCATGTTCTGCCTGGCACTGGTAGCGCTCACTGTTGTCCAGAGAGGAAGCATCAACATGGGGGCTCCGTTCGAACTCGAGAGGTGGGCTCGCATGGATGCTTCAGAGGGAGTGGAGTCTGGAGCTTCACCTTCCTCTAAGAAGATAAACAGTTTTTGGAAGGCAAGCAAACACCAGACAAGACCATCAACCACCCAGGGACCAAGTGCCACTAAAGACAGCACCACTACCACTTGGGATGTAACCAGATCCAACTGTAGCGCCAACCTCAATCTCTCAGGCCAAGATTGGTTTAGGGGACTGGAGGAAAATTTCAAGCAGTTTATGCTTTATCGACACTGTCGTTACTTCCCGATGCTCCTCAACCACCCTGAGAAGTGCTCAGGGGACATATATTTACTCGTGGTGATCAAGTCGGTGGCCACACAGCATGACCGTAGAGAGGTCATTCGGAAAACCTGGGGGAAAGAGCGAGTGTTGAACGGGAAGAAGATAAAGACACTTTTCCTTCTTGGTAAACCATCCAACCATGCTGAAAGGGCGAACCATCAGAAGCTTGTGGAGTATGAGAACCACATCTACGGGGATATCCTCCAGTGGGACTTTTTGGATAGCTTCTTTAATCTCACGCTTAAGGAGACGCATTTTCTCAAATGGTTTCACACATACTGCCCAAACGTTCGCTACATCTTCAAGGGGGACGACGACGTCTTTGTCAACGTGGACAATATTTTCGAGTTCTTAGATAGCACGAGCCAAACAAGGAATCTGTTTGTAGGGGATGTGATTTTCAAGGCCAAGCCAATCcgtaaaaaggaaaataagtacTATATTCCACAAGCTCTGTATAACAAGACCCATTATCCTCCGTATGCAGGTGGAGGGGGATTTCTGATGGATCGCACTGTGGCGAGGAGGCTTCACTGGGTAGCGGACACCCTGGAGTTGTACCCTATTGATGATGTCTTCTTGGGTATGTGCCTTGAGGTCCTTCAGGTTGCGCCAATAAAACACTATGCCTTTAAGACGTTTGGCCTcgtgaaaaacaaaagcagtaaGTTGAACCGAGAACCTTGTTTCTTTAGGAGCATGATCGTTGTCCACAAACTGCTCCCAACGGAACTCAGACGCATGTGGAATCTGGTCAACAGTGACCTGGTCTGCTCGCAAAAAGTCGAAATCCTATAG